One region of Parambassis ranga chromosome 12, fParRan2.1, whole genome shotgun sequence genomic DNA includes:
- the pnpla7a gene encoding patatin-like phospholipase domain-containing protein 7a isoform X1, protein MDCQENDGDLCKRATSVLMNSKNEFSARLQKFVEERMQTTMLTGVLIGAAVAVSLIGIVVLLLYRRYRLAREQKPGVPHYRFRKRDKVLFYGRKIMRKVQTLSAIPPPSSTSVSKQPQRIRKRTKVLSIARKILRIRKDPPTLQHKEPPPSLLEADLTEFDVQSSNLPSEVLYMLKNVRVLGHFEKPLFLELCRHMVFVELQEGEVLFRPGNDDDSIFVVQDGRLELCIQENDGTEPVVKDVHPGDSVHSLLSILDIITGYPAPYKTVSARAAVRSTILRLPASAFESVFRKYPETLVRVIQIIMVRLQRVTFLALHNYLGLTTELFNPDSQAVPLTNINNVMGEANSAKTTRRLHFQDELPAGTPESPMETDGVKDSPSNSYRKLRSISTTTDCAGTGNDLNMACERARVTIEEAPPSPVTQKSSLKKSVTMQHTPTEVFHYTDSGGHSDTLHLSKSSTILQAAKRDLLSIIQLQDPSLLEGRVTLHQVKAGSVVARQGDQEVNVQFVISGLLHVYQRMIDREEETRLFVTHPGELVGQLAVLTGEPLIFTVRAQRDCSFLSISKTHFYEIMRVEPKVVLNIAHTVVRRMSSFVRQIDFALDWMAVEAGRAVYRQGEKSDSTFIVLSGRLRSVIMKEDGKKELIGEYGRGDLIGVVEALTHQNRATTVHAVRDSELAKLPEGALSSIKRKFPQVVTRLIHLLGQKILQQVNGPLTARSLALHTPGSKWDAGNQASNLSTVTVLPVSEEVPLTAFTLELQHALLAIGPTLLLTSDIIKQRLGAAALDSVHEYRLSSWLGQQEDIHRIVLYQTDYTLTPWTQRCIRQADCIIIVGLGEQDPVVGELERMLEGSAVRAQKQLVLLHREDGPPPKGTVDWLNMRSWISRHLHLSCPRRVFSKRSLPKLLELYQRVFEKPADRHSDFSRLARVLTGNAIALILGGGGARGCSQVGIMRALCEAGIPVDLIGGTSIGSLMGALYAEDRSHSRMRIRAREWAMEMTSVFQKVLDLTYPITSMFSGAAFNSSISNVFKSKQIEDLWIPYFNITTDITASAMRVHTDGSLWRYVRSSMSLSGYLPPLCDPKDGHLLMDGGYINNLPADVARSMGAKVVIAIDVGSRDETNLTNYGDSLSGWWLLWKRLNPLAEKVKVLNMAEIQTRLAYVCCVRQLESVKNSDYCEYIRPPIDRYRTLEFGKFDEIAEVGYQHGKTVFDVWSRSGVVENMLKDRHQEEFCNTQTKNNVVTCPNASFTDLAEIVSRIEPVKPPLVDEESDYHTDYEEEALESALSDMEMYNRYGEHTEGEETADTDEELEGRPARSINPLTSCQTRSPAVPDSMLDEPSNQRVHSKQSTK, encoded by the exons ATGGACTGTCAAGAGAATGACGGAGATCTGTGCAAACGGGCCACTTCG GTGCTGATGAACAGCAAAAATGAATTCAGCGCACGGTTGCAAAAGTTTGTGGAGGAGAGGATGCAGACCACCATG CTGACTGGTGTACTGATTGGAGCTGCAGTTGCAGTCTCATTGATTGGGATTGTGGTGCTCCTCCTTTACAGGAGATACAGACTTGCTC GTGAACAGAAGCCTGGAGTACCTCATTATCGCTTTAGAAAACGAGATAAAGTGCTTTTCTATGGAAGGAAGATCATGCGAAAG GTCCAGACATTGTCTGCaattcctcctccctcctctacCTCAGTGTCAAAGCAGCCGCAGCGCATACGTAAAAGAACCAAAGTGCTGAGCATAGCTCGCAA AATCCTGAGGATCCGTAAAGATCCTCCCACCTTGCAGCACAAGGAACCCCCTCCCTCCTTGCTGGAGGCCGACCTAACAGAGTTTGATGTGCAAAGTTCAAACCTGCCCTCTGAGGTCCTCTACATGCTgaaaaatgtcag GGTCTTGGGTCATTTTGAGAAGCCTTTGTTCCTGGAGCTGTGTAGGCACATGGTGTTTGTTGAGCTGCAGGAGGGTGAAGTTCTGTTCAGGCCTGGAAACGATGATGACAGCATCTTTGTGGTCCAGGATGGACGACTTGAACTGTGCATTCAAGAAAAT gatggCACAGAACCCGTGGTAAAGGATGTGCACCCAGGGGACAGCGTCCACAGCCTGCTCAGTATTCTGGACATTATCACT GGTTATCCAGCTCCATATAAGACTGTATCGGCACGGGCTGCAGTTCGCTCCACCATCCTGCGTTTACCTGCATCAGCCTTTGAGTCAGTGTTTAGGAAATACCCAGAAACACTTGTGCGCGTCATTCAG atAATTATGGTGCGCCTCCAAAGAGTCACCTTTTTGGCATTACATAACTACCTGGGCCTAACAACCGAGCTGTTCAATCCG GATAGCCAGGCAGTTCCCTTAACCAATATTAACAATGTGATGGGAGAGGCAAATTCTGCAAAGACGACTCGTCGCCTTCACTTCCAGGATGAATTACCCGCTGGGACGCCAGAGAGCCCGATGGAGACAG ATGGTGTGAAGGACAGTCCTTCAAACAGCTACAGGAAGCTCCGTTCCATCTCAACGACCACCGACTGTGCAG gtACAGGTAATGACCTGAACATGGCTTGTGAACGAGCTCGAGTCACCATAGAGGAGGCTCCGCCCAGTCCTGTCACTCAAAAA TCCAGTCTAAAGAAGAGTGTGACGATGCAGCACACGCCGACAGAAGTGTTTCACTATACAGACAGTGGAGGGCACTCTGATACCTTACACCTCAGTAAAAGCAGCACAATCCTCCAAGCTGCAAAGAGGGACCTGCTGTCAATCATCCAGCTGCAG GATCCCAGCCTACTTGAGGGCAGAGTTACCCTTCACCAAGTCAAAGCTGGTTCTGTGGTAGCTCGTCAGGGAGACCAG GAGGTGAACGTCCAGTTTGTGATTTCTGGCCTCCTCCATGTTTACCAGCGAATGATAGACCGTGAAGAAGAGACTCGTCTGTTTGTGACGCATCCCGGAGAGCTTGTTGGTCAACTTGCCGTCCTGACTGGCGAGCCCCTTATCTTCACTGTGCGAGCCCAGCGGGACTGCAGCTTCCTCTCCATTTCCAAAACGCACTTCTATGA GATAATGCGTGTGGAACCAAAAGTAGTGCTCAACATTGCTCACACAGTGGTGAGGAGGATGTCATCTTTTGTCAGACAGATAGACTTTGCTCTGGACTGGATGGCTGTGGAAGCTGGCAGGGCCGTGTACAG gcAGGGAGAGAAATCCGACAGCACCTTTATAGTGCTGAGTGGTCGACTGCGCTCTGTAATTATGAAGGAGGATGGTAAGAAGGAGCTGATCGGAGAGTACGGACGTGGTGACCTAATTGGAGTG gtggaggccCTGACTCATCAGAACAGAGCCACCACAGTACATGCTGTACGAGACTCTGAGCTGGCCAAGCTACCAGAAGGAGCTCTCAGCTCCATCAAGAGAAAATTCCCACAG GTTGTCACCAGATTAATCCACTTACTAGGACAAAAGATCCTCCAGCAGGTCAATGGCCCTCTGACAG CTCGCAGTTTGGCCCTCCACACTCCAGGAAGTAAGTGGGATGCTGGGAACCAAGCCTCCAACCTGTCTACTGTGACAGTCCTGCCTGTGTCAGAAGAGGTACCTCTGACTGCCTTCACCCTGGAGCTGCAGCATGCACTCCTTGCAATAG GTCCCACACTTCTGCTGACCAGTGATATCATCAAACAGCGCCTTGGAGCTGCAGCTCTAGACAG TGTTCATGAATACCGTCTGTCTAGCTGGCTAGGCCAACAAGAAGACATCCATCGCATAGTTCTGTACCAGACTGACTACACACTGACCCCATGGACACAGCGGTGCATCCGTCAGGCTGACTGCATCATTATCGTGGGACTAGGGGAGCAGGACCCAGTTGTGGGAGAG CTGGAGCGTATGTTGGAAGGAAGCGCAGTGCGTGCCCAGAAGCAGCTGGTGCTGTTGCACAGAGAAGACGGCCCCCCACCTAAAGGAACTGTGGACTGGCTCAACATGCGAAGCTGGATCTCAAGACACCTACACCTCTCCTGTCCTCGAAGGGTTTTCTCTAAGAGAAGCCTGCCCAAACTG TTGGAGCTGTACCAACGTGTGTTTGAGAAGCCAGCAGACCGACACTCAGACTTCTCCCGCTTGGCTCGTGTTCTTACAGGAAACGCTATTGCTCTGATCCTTGGAGGGGGTGGAGCCAG GGGTTGTTCCCAAGTGGGCATCATGCGAGCACTCTGTGAAGCTGGTATCCCAGTGGACCTCATTGGAGGGACTTCAATTGGTTCCCTGATGGGGGCACTATATGCTGAAGACCGAAGCCACAGCCGCATGAGGATAAGGGCCAGAGAATGGGCAATG GAAATGActtcagtgtttcagaaggtTCTGGATTTGACATATCCTATCACCTCTATGTTTTCTGGCGCTGCCTTCAACTCCAGCATCAGCAATGTCTTCAAAAGCAAACAGATAGAG GACCTCTGGATCCCATATTTCAATATCACAACTGACATCACTGCCTCCGCCATGAGAGTACACACTGATG GTTCTCTGTGGCGGTATGTTCGTTCCAGCATGTCTCTGTCAGGATatctgcctcctctctgtgaCCCCAAAGATGGACATCTACTGATGGATGGAGGCTACATCAACAACTTGCCTG CTGATGTGGCACGCTCCATGGGGGCCAAAGTGGTGATAGCTATTGACGTGGGCAGCCGGGATGAAACCAACCTCACTAATTACGGCGACTCACTCTCAGGCTGGTGGTTGCTATGGAAACGCCTCAACCCCCTAGCTGAGAAAGTAAAG GTGTTGAACATGGCAGAGATTCAGACTCGGCTAGCATACGTGTGCTGTGTGAGGCAGCTGGAATCTGTGAAGAACAGTGACTACTGCGAGTACATCAGACCTCCAATCGACAGATACCGTACTCTGGAGTTTGGCAAGTTTGATGAGATTGCT GAGGTGGGATATCAGCACGGGAAGACTGTGTTTGATGTATGGAGTCGCAGTGGTGTGGTGGAAAATATGTTAAAAGACAGGCACCAAGAGGAGTTCTGCAACACTCAGACCAAGAACAAC gtggtGACTTGTCCCAACGCCTCCTTCACTGACCTGGCTGAAATTGTGTCCCGCATCGAGCCGGTCAAACCTCCTCTGGTGGATg AGGAGTCAGACTACCACACTGACTATGAAGAAGAGGCTCTGGAGAGTGCTCTGTCTGACATGGAGATGTACAATCGGTATGGAGAGCACACTGAAGGGGAGGAGACCGCTGACACG GATGAAGAGCTAGAGGGGAGACCTGCACGCTCCATTAACCCACTCACCAGCTGCCAGACGCGGTCTCCCGCCGTCCCTGACAGCATGCTGGACGAGCCGTCAAACCAGCGAGTTCATTCCAAACAGTCCACTAAGTGA
- the pnpla7a gene encoding patatin-like phospholipase domain-containing protein 7a isoform X2 — translation MDCQENDGDLCKRATSVLMNSKNEFSARLQKFVEERMQTTMLTGVLIGAAVAVSLIGIVVLLLYRRYRLAREQKPGVPHYRFRKRDKVLFYGRKIMRKVQTLSAIPPPSSTSVSKQPQRIRKRTKVLSIARKILRIRKDPPTLQHKEPPPSLLEADLTEFDVQSSNLPSEVLYMLKNVRVLGHFEKPLFLELCRHMVFVELQEGEVLFRPGNDDDSIFVVQDGRLELCIQENDGTEPVVKDVHPGDSVHSLLSILDIITGYPAPYKTVSARAAVRSTILRLPASAFESVFRKYPETLVRVIQIIMVRLQRVTFLALHNYLGLTTELFNPDSQAVPLTNINNVMGEANSAKTTRRLHFQDELPAGTPESPMETDGVKDSPSNSYRKLRSISTTTDCAGNDLNMACERARVTIEEAPPSPVTQKSSLKKSVTMQHTPTEVFHYTDSGGHSDTLHLSKSSTILQAAKRDLLSIIQLQDPSLLEGRVTLHQVKAGSVVARQGDQEVNVQFVISGLLHVYQRMIDREEETRLFVTHPGELVGQLAVLTGEPLIFTVRAQRDCSFLSISKTHFYEIMRVEPKVVLNIAHTVVRRMSSFVRQIDFALDWMAVEAGRAVYRQGEKSDSTFIVLSGRLRSVIMKEDGKKELIGEYGRGDLIGVVEALTHQNRATTVHAVRDSELAKLPEGALSSIKRKFPQVVTRLIHLLGQKILQQVNGPLTARSLALHTPGSKWDAGNQASNLSTVTVLPVSEEVPLTAFTLELQHALLAIGPTLLLTSDIIKQRLGAAALDSVHEYRLSSWLGQQEDIHRIVLYQTDYTLTPWTQRCIRQADCIIIVGLGEQDPVVGELERMLEGSAVRAQKQLVLLHREDGPPPKGTVDWLNMRSWISRHLHLSCPRRVFSKRSLPKLLELYQRVFEKPADRHSDFSRLARVLTGNAIALILGGGGARGCSQVGIMRALCEAGIPVDLIGGTSIGSLMGALYAEDRSHSRMRIRAREWAMEMTSVFQKVLDLTYPITSMFSGAAFNSSISNVFKSKQIEDLWIPYFNITTDITASAMRVHTDGSLWRYVRSSMSLSGYLPPLCDPKDGHLLMDGGYINNLPADVARSMGAKVVIAIDVGSRDETNLTNYGDSLSGWWLLWKRLNPLAEKVKVLNMAEIQTRLAYVCCVRQLESVKNSDYCEYIRPPIDRYRTLEFGKFDEIAEVGYQHGKTVFDVWSRSGVVENMLKDRHQEEFCNTQTKNNVVTCPNASFTDLAEIVSRIEPVKPPLVDEESDYHTDYEEEALESALSDMEMYNRYGEHTEGEETADTDEELEGRPARSINPLTSCQTRSPAVPDSMLDEPSNQRVHSKQSTK, via the exons ATGGACTGTCAAGAGAATGACGGAGATCTGTGCAAACGGGCCACTTCG GTGCTGATGAACAGCAAAAATGAATTCAGCGCACGGTTGCAAAAGTTTGTGGAGGAGAGGATGCAGACCACCATG CTGACTGGTGTACTGATTGGAGCTGCAGTTGCAGTCTCATTGATTGGGATTGTGGTGCTCCTCCTTTACAGGAGATACAGACTTGCTC GTGAACAGAAGCCTGGAGTACCTCATTATCGCTTTAGAAAACGAGATAAAGTGCTTTTCTATGGAAGGAAGATCATGCGAAAG GTCCAGACATTGTCTGCaattcctcctccctcctctacCTCAGTGTCAAAGCAGCCGCAGCGCATACGTAAAAGAACCAAAGTGCTGAGCATAGCTCGCAA AATCCTGAGGATCCGTAAAGATCCTCCCACCTTGCAGCACAAGGAACCCCCTCCCTCCTTGCTGGAGGCCGACCTAACAGAGTTTGATGTGCAAAGTTCAAACCTGCCCTCTGAGGTCCTCTACATGCTgaaaaatgtcag GGTCTTGGGTCATTTTGAGAAGCCTTTGTTCCTGGAGCTGTGTAGGCACATGGTGTTTGTTGAGCTGCAGGAGGGTGAAGTTCTGTTCAGGCCTGGAAACGATGATGACAGCATCTTTGTGGTCCAGGATGGACGACTTGAACTGTGCATTCAAGAAAAT gatggCACAGAACCCGTGGTAAAGGATGTGCACCCAGGGGACAGCGTCCACAGCCTGCTCAGTATTCTGGACATTATCACT GGTTATCCAGCTCCATATAAGACTGTATCGGCACGGGCTGCAGTTCGCTCCACCATCCTGCGTTTACCTGCATCAGCCTTTGAGTCAGTGTTTAGGAAATACCCAGAAACACTTGTGCGCGTCATTCAG atAATTATGGTGCGCCTCCAAAGAGTCACCTTTTTGGCATTACATAACTACCTGGGCCTAACAACCGAGCTGTTCAATCCG GATAGCCAGGCAGTTCCCTTAACCAATATTAACAATGTGATGGGAGAGGCAAATTCTGCAAAGACGACTCGTCGCCTTCACTTCCAGGATGAATTACCCGCTGGGACGCCAGAGAGCCCGATGGAGACAG ATGGTGTGAAGGACAGTCCTTCAAACAGCTACAGGAAGCTCCGTTCCATCTCAACGACCACCGACTGTGCAG GTAATGACCTGAACATGGCTTGTGAACGAGCTCGAGTCACCATAGAGGAGGCTCCGCCCAGTCCTGTCACTCAAAAA TCCAGTCTAAAGAAGAGTGTGACGATGCAGCACACGCCGACAGAAGTGTTTCACTATACAGACAGTGGAGGGCACTCTGATACCTTACACCTCAGTAAAAGCAGCACAATCCTCCAAGCTGCAAAGAGGGACCTGCTGTCAATCATCCAGCTGCAG GATCCCAGCCTACTTGAGGGCAGAGTTACCCTTCACCAAGTCAAAGCTGGTTCTGTGGTAGCTCGTCAGGGAGACCAG GAGGTGAACGTCCAGTTTGTGATTTCTGGCCTCCTCCATGTTTACCAGCGAATGATAGACCGTGAAGAAGAGACTCGTCTGTTTGTGACGCATCCCGGAGAGCTTGTTGGTCAACTTGCCGTCCTGACTGGCGAGCCCCTTATCTTCACTGTGCGAGCCCAGCGGGACTGCAGCTTCCTCTCCATTTCCAAAACGCACTTCTATGA GATAATGCGTGTGGAACCAAAAGTAGTGCTCAACATTGCTCACACAGTGGTGAGGAGGATGTCATCTTTTGTCAGACAGATAGACTTTGCTCTGGACTGGATGGCTGTGGAAGCTGGCAGGGCCGTGTACAG gcAGGGAGAGAAATCCGACAGCACCTTTATAGTGCTGAGTGGTCGACTGCGCTCTGTAATTATGAAGGAGGATGGTAAGAAGGAGCTGATCGGAGAGTACGGACGTGGTGACCTAATTGGAGTG gtggaggccCTGACTCATCAGAACAGAGCCACCACAGTACATGCTGTACGAGACTCTGAGCTGGCCAAGCTACCAGAAGGAGCTCTCAGCTCCATCAAGAGAAAATTCCCACAG GTTGTCACCAGATTAATCCACTTACTAGGACAAAAGATCCTCCAGCAGGTCAATGGCCCTCTGACAG CTCGCAGTTTGGCCCTCCACACTCCAGGAAGTAAGTGGGATGCTGGGAACCAAGCCTCCAACCTGTCTACTGTGACAGTCCTGCCTGTGTCAGAAGAGGTACCTCTGACTGCCTTCACCCTGGAGCTGCAGCATGCACTCCTTGCAATAG GTCCCACACTTCTGCTGACCAGTGATATCATCAAACAGCGCCTTGGAGCTGCAGCTCTAGACAG TGTTCATGAATACCGTCTGTCTAGCTGGCTAGGCCAACAAGAAGACATCCATCGCATAGTTCTGTACCAGACTGACTACACACTGACCCCATGGACACAGCGGTGCATCCGTCAGGCTGACTGCATCATTATCGTGGGACTAGGGGAGCAGGACCCAGTTGTGGGAGAG CTGGAGCGTATGTTGGAAGGAAGCGCAGTGCGTGCCCAGAAGCAGCTGGTGCTGTTGCACAGAGAAGACGGCCCCCCACCTAAAGGAACTGTGGACTGGCTCAACATGCGAAGCTGGATCTCAAGACACCTACACCTCTCCTGTCCTCGAAGGGTTTTCTCTAAGAGAAGCCTGCCCAAACTG TTGGAGCTGTACCAACGTGTGTTTGAGAAGCCAGCAGACCGACACTCAGACTTCTCCCGCTTGGCTCGTGTTCTTACAGGAAACGCTATTGCTCTGATCCTTGGAGGGGGTGGAGCCAG GGGTTGTTCCCAAGTGGGCATCATGCGAGCACTCTGTGAAGCTGGTATCCCAGTGGACCTCATTGGAGGGACTTCAATTGGTTCCCTGATGGGGGCACTATATGCTGAAGACCGAAGCCACAGCCGCATGAGGATAAGGGCCAGAGAATGGGCAATG GAAATGActtcagtgtttcagaaggtTCTGGATTTGACATATCCTATCACCTCTATGTTTTCTGGCGCTGCCTTCAACTCCAGCATCAGCAATGTCTTCAAAAGCAAACAGATAGAG GACCTCTGGATCCCATATTTCAATATCACAACTGACATCACTGCCTCCGCCATGAGAGTACACACTGATG GTTCTCTGTGGCGGTATGTTCGTTCCAGCATGTCTCTGTCAGGATatctgcctcctctctgtgaCCCCAAAGATGGACATCTACTGATGGATGGAGGCTACATCAACAACTTGCCTG CTGATGTGGCACGCTCCATGGGGGCCAAAGTGGTGATAGCTATTGACGTGGGCAGCCGGGATGAAACCAACCTCACTAATTACGGCGACTCACTCTCAGGCTGGTGGTTGCTATGGAAACGCCTCAACCCCCTAGCTGAGAAAGTAAAG GTGTTGAACATGGCAGAGATTCAGACTCGGCTAGCATACGTGTGCTGTGTGAGGCAGCTGGAATCTGTGAAGAACAGTGACTACTGCGAGTACATCAGACCTCCAATCGACAGATACCGTACTCTGGAGTTTGGCAAGTTTGATGAGATTGCT GAGGTGGGATATCAGCACGGGAAGACTGTGTTTGATGTATGGAGTCGCAGTGGTGTGGTGGAAAATATGTTAAAAGACAGGCACCAAGAGGAGTTCTGCAACACTCAGACCAAGAACAAC gtggtGACTTGTCCCAACGCCTCCTTCACTGACCTGGCTGAAATTGTGTCCCGCATCGAGCCGGTCAAACCTCCTCTGGTGGATg AGGAGTCAGACTACCACACTGACTATGAAGAAGAGGCTCTGGAGAGTGCTCTGTCTGACATGGAGATGTACAATCGGTATGGAGAGCACACTGAAGGGGAGGAGACCGCTGACACG GATGAAGAGCTAGAGGGGAGACCTGCACGCTCCATTAACCCACTCACCAGCTGCCAGACGCGGTCTCCCGCCGTCCCTGACAGCATGCTGGACGAGCCGTCAAACCAGCGAGTTCATTCCAAACAGTCCACTAAGTGA
- the clic3 gene encoding chloride intracellular channel protein 3 gives MAEAPKIELFVKASIDAESVGNCPFCQRLFMILWLKGVNFTLTTVDMKRAPDVLKALAPGSQPPFLLYNDEVKTDTNKIEEFLEENLAPPQYPKLCCRYKESNGAGEDIFRKFSAYIKNPNPGLNDMLEKTFLSTLVKLNMYLETPLPHELNQNPDIAESPRLYLDGDTLTLADCNLLPKLNIVKVVCKEYRNFDIPTELKGLTRYLKNAYEQDEFRYTCPNDSEVLIAYHSVAKYLNK, from the exons atggCCGAGGCCCCGAAGATTGAACTCTTCGTTAAG GCCAGTATTGATGCTGAAAGTGTGGGGAACTGTCCTTTCTGTCAGAGACTCTTCATGATTCTTTGGTTGAAAGGGGTCAACTTTACCCTCACTACTGTTGACATGAAGAG GGCACCGGATGTGCTAAAAGCTTTAGCTCCAGGCTCACagcctcccttcctcctctacAATGATGAAGTCAAAACAGACACTAACAAGATTGAGGAGTTCCTGGAGGAGAACCTCGCCCCACCACA GTATCCAAAGCTGTGCTGTCGTTACAAAGAGTCCAATGGTGCTGGAGAAGACATCTTCAGAAAGTTCTCAGCCTATATTAAGAACCCAAATCCTGGATTAAATGACA TGCTAGAGAAGACATTTCTGTCAACTCTGGTGAAGCTGAACATGTACCTAGAGACGCCGCTCCCTCACGAACTAAACCAGAACCCAGATATCGCAGAGTCCCCACGCCTCTATCTGGATGGTGACACACTCACTTTAGCAGACTGCAACCTGCTCCCCAAACTCAACATCGTTAAG GTGGTGTGTAAGGAGTATCGTAACTTTGACATACCTACAGAGCTGAAAGGTCTGACACGTTACCTGAAAAATGCCTACGAACAAGATGAGTTTCGTTACACCTGCCCGAATGACTCAGAGGTTCTCATTGCCTATCATTCTGTGGCCAAGTACCTGAACAAGTAG
- the fut7 gene encoding alpha-(1,3)-fucosyltransferase 7, with the protein MMKHRLFFVLCILSLCLLYGWQTSYPALLPVSPSSGNSRNVTILLWHWPFNRSLSLSGDICWDLYRIPHCRVVDQRSFFPLADVVVFHNREIIIGQQKLPLDLLRPQGQRWAWMSLEAPAFNGKLRQFANIFNVTITYRRDADITVPYGELLPKDPEDHLVKDIPQNKSLPVCWVVSNYRNSHKRSRVYRDLRATVPVKVYGRLTKTPLLSTDLLPTISHCYFYLAFENSVTKDYITEKLWRNAYQAGAVPVVVGPPLSDYNAVAPPHSFIHVDEFTSVKEMGEVLKQLVEDKKRYSEYFTWRQRWKVKLYTDWRERLCKICTQYNILPQHKVYSDLEAWVFAKKV; encoded by the coding sequence ATGATGAAGCACCgcctcttctttgttttatgcATATTATCACTGTGCCTCCTCTATGGATGGCAGACAAGCTACCCGGCTCTGCTGCCTGTAAGTCCCTCCTCAGGCAACAGTAGAAATGTGACCATCCTGCTGTGGCACTGGCCCTTCAACAGGTCTCTCAGCCTGAGTGGTGACATTTGCTGGGATCTCTACCGCATCCCTCACTGCAGGGTAGTGGACCAGCGCTCATTTTTCCCTTTGGCTGATGTGGTGGTGTTCCACAACAGAGAAATCATAATCGGCCAGCAGAAACTCCCTCTTGACCTCCTGCGACCACAGGGCCAGAGGTGGGCCTGGATGTCCCTGGAGGCCCCTGCTTTCAATGGAAAATTACGGCAGTTTGCAAATATCTTCAATGTGACCATAACCTACAGGAGAGATGCTGACATCACCGTGCCCTACGGCGAGCTGCTACCTAAGGACCCCGAAGACCATCTGGTGAAAGACATTCCTCAGAATAAGAGCTTGCCGGTCTGCTGGGTGGTCAGCAACTACAGGAACAGCCACAAAAGAAGCCGAGTGTATAGAGACCTCAGAGCCACAGTTCCTGTGAAGGTTTATGGGAGGCTGACAAAGACGCCACTTCTCTCCACAGACCTCTTACCTACAATCTCTCACTGCTACTTCTATTTGGCTTTTGAGAACTCAGTCACTAAAGATTATATCACAGAGAAGCTGTGGAGGAACGCTTACCAAGCCGGGGCCGTGCCCGTTGTGGTGGGACCCCCATTAAGTGACTATAACGCAGTGGCTCCCCCTCATTCTTTTATCCATGTGGATGAGTTCACATCAGTAAAAGAAATGGGAGAGGTTCTTAAACAGCTGGTAGAGGACAAGAAACGCTACAGTGAATATTTTACCTGGAGACAACGGTGGAAAGTGAAACTGTACACCGACTGGAGGGAGAGACTGTGTAAGATTTGCACTCAGTACAACATTTTACCTCAGCACAAAGTTTACTCAGACCTAGAAGCCTGGGTCTTTGCTAAAAAGGTTTAG